The sequence CAGCGATCCGGCCAGATGTATCGGTTGTGGATTCTGTGCCCAGGTCTGCCCATGTGGTATCTGGACCATGATTCCCAATACCCCGCTCGAATGATTCCACCCTCCCGGTAATGAAAAAGCCCCTCGTGGACGTGAACCACGAGGGGCTTTTTGCGATGTCGGCCTCGACTCAATACCGTCGGCCGCCCATGGCCCGCAGCCGGGCCACCCGTTCGGCGATGGGGGGGTGGGTGCTGAAGAGGCTCCCCATGGAGAACCCGGCAAAGGGATTGACGATGAACATGTTCTCCGTGGCCGGATTGCCTCCCTGCAACGGGATACGCCGACTATACGCCTCGAGTTTCTCCAATGCGTCGGCCAGCGCGCCGGGCGTGCCGCTGAGTTCAGCCCCGGTTCGGTCGGCCAGGTATTCCCTGGACCGGGAAATGGCCATCTGGACGATCATGGCCGCGATGGGAGCCAGAATGGCCATAAGAAGCATGAAGAGCGGGTTCCCGCCTCCACCTTCATCGTCCCGTCCGCCAAAACCGAAAATGGTCATCCATTTGACCATGTTGGCGACCATGACGATGGTTCCGCCTATGGTAGCGGCGATGGTCTGGACCAGGATGTCCCGATTCTTGATGTGCCCCATCTCGTGGGCCAGCACGCCGCGCAACTCATCGGGACTCAAAAGGTTGACGATCCCTCGGGTCACGGCCACAATTCCATTTTGGGGATTGCGTCCGGTTGCGAAGGCGTTGGGGGCGTCTTGGGGGACGAGGTAGACCCGGG is a genomic window of Deltaproteobacteria bacterium containing:
- a CDS encoding protease HtpX, with protein sequence QGGMVVAFVLAVVMNVGSYWFSDRIVLSMYKAQELGVNDAPALHRMVDELARKAGVQKPRVYLVPQDAPNAFATGRNPQNGIVAVTRGIVNLLSPDELRGVLAHEMGHIKNRDILVQTIAATIGGTIVMVANMVKWMTIFGFGGRDDEGGGGNPLFMLLMAILAPIAAMIVQMAISRSREYLADRTGAELSGTPGALADALEKLEAYSRRIPLQGGNPATENMFIVNPFAGFSMGSLFSTHPPIAERVARLRAMGGRRY